The DNA region TGCAGCTTCGTTCAGAAAACACAAGAATGCAGTCATTGCAAGTAAATACGATATGGACGTAGTTAACCTCAGAATGAAAAACGGAGACGGAGCACAGTGGATACAGAACGAGTCGGATTGCCGGACACTCTGTGTTCTTGATAAGTTCCACAGAAACAAGAAAATCAAAGAATGCATTCACGATACAGACATGGTAAAAACACTTACAGATCTTGTGAATAAGGAAAAGTTCGACGATGCCATTAACTGTATTGAGGCTTACGTAAACTCGATAACTGATGAGAAAGAAACAGCAAGTGCTAAAGAACTGTACAGATATTATACAGAAAACAGAGAAGCTCTAAGCGATTACTTTAACAGAGGTGTTACTATACCGCCAACGCGTGATCCTGAACATATACATCACGCAAGACTGGGAAGTATGGAAAGCAATGTGTTCACTCTGATAGGAAACAGAATGAAAGGAAGAAGAGCCTGCTGGAGCATTGAAGGCGGAAATAATCTTGCAATCATTTTATGTGCAAGAAACACAGATACACTTGATCAAACGGATGATTACAAAGTAACCGAACCTTTCGTAAATGAAGATATGAAATTCTCTGTATCTATGGTTCCTAAAAGCGAAGGTAAAGGATATGAATGTCCTCATAACATAAGCATACCGGCCAACCTTCAGTGGATGTCAAAGATAGCGAAGATTCCTAATATACTAAACTGAATAGCCTCAGTATACCCAAGCGTTTATGCCTCGAAAGCCGCTTTACAATGAGAAGGCAATATGATAGGCTGGTCAGCCATGCAGCACAGCCTTTAGGCTCTGTCTGCTTCTGCTGCAGAAAATCATATTGCCAGAGGCTCGTTGTCAAGCGGACCGTGGAATAAATGCGTCTGTTGTGGGATTACCAATCGGATAATCGCAGGTGAAGTATACCCTGTCGCAATAAAACGGAGCGTGCTATTAACGATATATTCCAAGCAATGTAGCTAATTTGGAAATTACAGTAAAATGCCAACGAACACTTGACACATACAAACTATTACCAATCCTTGACGGGTATTAAGTAATGAGGTATAATTAAGGTAATAAATACGTTCGTCTAACGTGAAATAACAGTCGAGAGGAAGTGAATTTATGTGTACACAAAGCGAAGCTATTGCTATTCTTGGTGAAGCATTTGAACGTTCGAAGGCGGTTTTTGGAAACAGTCTTGTAAATGCATATCTTTACGGATCTTTTGCGCGAGGTGATTACGACGACGAATCAGATGTTGATATTCTGCTGACTGTTGATAAAAGTGATAGCGATATTCGTTTGTACAATAAATCACTTGCAAAGATAGACAGTGATCTTAGTCTTGATCATAATATAACAGTGACAGTAACGGTTAAGCCTGTTGAACAGTTTAATCTTTTTGCTGAGATATCACCGTTTTACAGAAACGTGATAAATGAGGGAATATGCTATGCAGGACGTTAAAGAAATTGTTCCGAAGCTTGAAATCGAGAAAGCTAAGAATTCACTTGAAGAAGCGAAAATACTTTTTAATTCTGAAAAGTATTATGGCGCTGCGAACCGTTCGTATTATGCAGCTTTTCATGCTATGAGTGCTTTGCTGATCAAAGATGGATACAGTATGAAAAAGCATAGCGGAGTTATTTCAAAATTCAGAGAGGTTTATATTAAGACAGGTGTTTTTGGTACAGAAATGTCTGAAAAAATCGCAGAACTTTTTAAACTCAGGACGGAATGTGATTATGATTCTTTTTATGTTGTTTCAAAAACAGACGTTGAAGAACAAATCGCTAATGCCGAAGGTATTATATCTGAGGTTGATAAAATTCTTTGAATAATAAAATCAGCGGGAGTACCGGTAATAAAAATCCGGTGCTCCCGTTTGATTCTGTATAATGGTAGTCTTCTCCCTTGCGGGCCGAAGACTGCTATGGAAAAACCGAGTCCCTTCAGCTCGTTTTGTAAAATTGCGCCGAAGGCGCCACATTTTCATTCGGATGGCTGCCGGACGATGTTTTTGAGAAAAAACAATCACGTTTTTCTGTTGTCATAAAGGTAAAAATATAGTATAATTTAAAGGAAAGATTTCGAAAAAATAAAACAGAAAGGAGCTGATAATATGCCTCGAAAAATAGCGACAGGAGTACAGAGTTTCAGTAAAATCAGAGAACGCGGCAGTTTTCTGGTGGATAAAACAGAATTCATAAATGACTGGTGGAATGCAGACGATGACGTTACTTTGATTACTCGTCCGCGCCGTTTCGGTAAAACACTGAATATGAGTATGCTCGAATGCTTCTTCAGTCCGGAATATGCAGGACGAAATGATCTTTTTGAAGGTCTGAGTGTCTGGAACGATGCAGAAATGAGAGAAATTCAGGGAAGCCAGCCTGTAATCTTTATTACTTTTGCTAAAATCAAGGGGATTACTTATGAAGATTTTCTGAGACAAATGAATACGACGATGATGTCGGTGTATTCCAGTTATGAGGATTTTGTTAGTAAAAGTGAAAAAATATCAGCCGATAAAAAAGAAATATTCCGTTTTATGTATAAGGAAATGGCTGAGACTATGCTAAAAAAGACGGAGAAAAAAGTAAATACTGATCTTCTTACACAAAGCATAGCATTCCTTTCAGAATTGATGTCGATCCATTACGGAAAGAAAGTAATCATTCTTCTCGATGAATATGATACGCCGATGGTCGAATCCTATGTGAAAAAATACTGGGATGAAGTTGCTGCGTTTATGCGTACATTTTTCAATACTACATTCAAAAGTAATCCGTATATGTATCGCAGTGTACTTACAGGTATCACAAGAGTAAGCAAGGAGTCGTTATTTTCTGATTTCAATAATCTTAAGATCTGCTCTTTATCGGCAAAAAAATATCAGGAGTATTTTGGCTTTACTGAAGAAGAGGTGTTTAATGCACTTGATGAATATGGATATACAGATAAGGAAAAGGTTAAATACTGGTATGACGGGTTCATCATTGGTGATCTTAAGGACGTCTATAATCCATGGTCGATAATTAATTTTCTGGATGAAGGAAAATATGCACCTTACTGGGCAAATACCAGTTCAAATTCACTTGTGAGTGATCTGCTGCGCGAAGGTGATGCGGAACTTAAGAGTGATTTTGAGTATCTCCTTTGCGGAGGAACAGTAACAAAGCAGATAAATGAGGAACTTGTCTACAGTCAGCTTGGAAAGACCCGTGATTCAGTATGGAGTCTGCTTACAATGAGCGGATATCTTAAAATAAACAGCATAAACGGGAAAAAGTATGAGTTAGCAATTGTAAATCATGAAACGCTGGAAATGTTTGAAGACCTGATCTCTGACTGGTTCGCTGAAGGCGACAGATACAGTAATTTTCTCAAAGCCCTTCTTCAGAATGACCTTGACTATATGAATAAATTCATGAACGACCTGACAGTATCGATGTTCAGCTCATTCGATACAGGAAAGAAGCCGTCAGAAGAAGCAGAACCGGAACGTTTTTATCATGGCTTTGTACTCGGACTTCTTGTAGACCTGCGTGACAGATATGCGGTAACATCCAACCGTGAAAGCGGATTCGGAAGATATGATGTGCTTCTTGAACCACTGGATAAGGAAAAAGATGATGCAATGATTTTCGAATTCAAGGTGATCAATAAAAGAAAAGGCGAAAACAGTCTTGAAGATACAGTGGCGGCAGCACTGAAGCAGATAGAAGACAGAAAATACGAGCAGATACTGCTTGATAAGGGTATTAAGAAAGAAAGGATCCGTAAGTACGGCTTTGCATTTGAAGGAAGTCGTGTGCTTATAGGGGAATGAAGAAACAAGTACAGTAATGTTTATCCTTAAGGATTACTCTGAATAAATAAAGCAAACGGGAGTACCGGTAAATCAAAATCCGGTACTCCCGTTTGCTCTGTATAATGGTAGTCTTCACCCCCCCCGCGGGCCGAAGACTGCTATGGAAAAACCGAGTCCCTTCAGCTCGGTTTGTAGAATTGCGCCGGAGGCGCCATATTATCAGAAAAGGCACCCAGCGGGTGCCTTTTGAACATATAAGTTGATATTACTCAGTTATCAGTATGCCTTGCCCCAGTAAACCATGTGCTTAGCCGGCTTGCCGCAGCATACGCATACGTCGGAGATGTGTTCCTGCTTGAGCGGGATGCATCTTGAACCAACGCCTGTCTTTTCCTTTACTTCATCTTCACATGCTTCTTCTCCGCACCACATAGCTTTAACGAAACCGTCGCCCTTTTCTTCGAGAGCCTTGATGATCTCGTCCATTGTCTTACATGCGTAAGTTCTCTTTTCGCGGTTTTCGAGAGCCTTTGCGTAGAGACCGTCATGAACTTCGGTAAGCTTCTTCTGAACTTCTTCTGCGAGATTGTCGAGGCTTACTACAGTCTTTTCACGGTTGTGACGTGTTACGAGAACGCACTGGTTGTTTTCGATGTCCTTAGGACCGATCTCAAGTCTTACCGGAACGCCCTTCATTTCGTATTCGGCAAACTTCCAGCCTGCTGAGTTGTCTGAGTCGTCGAGTTTAACTCTGATGCCTGCAGCCCTGAGTTCATCTGCGAGAGCATTTGCCTTGTCGAGAACGCCTTCCTTGTGCATTGCGATTGGGATGATAGCGAGCTGGACAGGTGCAACTGCCGGCGGGAGAACGAGACCGTTGTCGTCACCGTGAGTCATGATGATGGCACCGATAAGACGTGTTGTAACACCCCATGATGTCTGGTGAGGATTTACCTTCTTGTTTTCCTTGTCTGTGTATTCAATGCCGAAAGCCTTGGCAAAACCGTCGCCGAAGTAGTGTGAAGTACCGGCCTGGAGTGCCTTGCCGTCGTGCATGAGCGCTTCGATAGCGTATGTTGAAACGGCACCTGCAAACTTGTCGCTTTCAGTCTTCTTACCCTGGATAACAGGCATTGCGAGATACTTTTCGCAGAATTCTGTATAAACATTGAGCATCTTTTCTGTTTCTTCGATAGCCTCTTCAGCAGTAGCGTGGATAGTGTGACCTTCCTGCCAGAGGAATTCTCTTGAACGGAGGAAAGGACGTGTTGTCTTTTCCCATCTTACAACGCTTACCCACTGGTTGTAGAGCTTAGGAAGATCGCGGTATGAGTGAACGATGTTTGCGTAGTGTTCGCAGAAGAGAGTTTCTGATGTAGGACGTACACAGAGTCTGTCCTCGAGCTTTTCGTTACCGCCCATTGTTACCCATGCAACTTCCGGAGCGAAGCCTTCAACGTGATCCTTTTCCTTCTGGAGAAGGCTTTCCGGGATGAACATCGGCATGCAGACATTTTCGTGACCTGTAGCCTTGAACATTCCGTCGAGTATCTTCTGGATGTTTTCCCAGATAGCGTAGCCGTAAGGACGGATCACCATACATCCCTTTACGCTTGTGTATTCGATAAGTTCAGCTTTCTTTACGATGTCGGTATACCATTTTGCGAAGTCTTCATCCATTGAAGTGATGGCTTCGACCATTTTCTGATTGTTATTATTCTTTGCCATTTATTCGTCCTCATTTCTGGTGGTTTTATTGTGTTCCTGAACCTCAGGAAACAGAGTTTTTAATGGTTTTTCGTCGTCAGGAGCGGGTTCGAATGCACTTCGCACCTGATAAAGTCTTTCGTCCTCACCGGGTCGTTCCTTTCTGCCGCGGTGCCGGTCGATGAAAGCAGCAAGCTTTGGTGTAAGAAGCGTCACCAGAAAGATAAGGAAGAGTATGAGCAGCAGTTTTCCGAGAAAGACAAAGGAAACTGCAATTGAAAGTCCCTCGGTTGTTTCCAGTTCAGACACCTCATTTCCGGTAAATTCTTTTTTGCATACATTATAATTATACCATAATATACGCGAAAATCAAGTGAAACACTGATTAAATCGGAAATCCGGCTTTGCCGGATTTCCGGAGGTGGGATTTGCGGGGCTTCGCCCCGAACCCCTACGCTGATTTATGAATAAATCAGCGTTTTCCAAGGGAAAAAAGCTTAACAAGGTGAAAAGCCGGTACTCTTTCGAGCACCGGCTTTTCGGGTTAGGATTGTATGTGTAAAGTTAAATGAAAATGTCATATTTAATAGAAGATTATTTTTTACTGAATCTTTGTATCTGTTTTTATCTTCTGTTATTATGATACCATAGCATATGGGTTATGTCAAATAGATAAAATGGAATATCATATATAGACAAATCAGTATAGCCGTACAGAGATACAGCAAAAGACCAGTATTTGCATGTCAGAAAAGCAATTGTGCACATGATATTTAACAAAAACTATCGCGAAATCCATAAAATCTTATATTCTTCCATAAAAATTTGTATGTTTTTTCTGTGACATTTCAGGAAGAACTGCATTAAAAACAGCTATTGAAAACATAGTAAACCTATGGTATAATAATATTATCATTTCATGAACGGAGGAGATACTGTGAAGATCTCAACAAAGGGAAGATATGCGCTAAGGCTTGTAATAGATCTTGCAATGCACGCTGATGAAGGTTTCGTAACGCTGAAGGACATTGCTGCAAGACAGAATATTTCAAAGAAATATCTCGAACAGATCGTTCCGATGCTGAACAGGTCGGGGATACTTAAGACGAACAGAGGCTATCAGGGCGGCTACAAACTGGCCCGTTCTCCTGAAAGCTGCACCGTAGGTGAGATACTCATGGTCACCGAAGGAAATCTTGCTCCGGTAAGCTGTCTTGAAAATGAGATAAACGAATGTCCGAGAGCAGGCGAATGCATGACTCTTTTCATCTGGGAGGAGCTCCATAAAAGAACTACGGATTATCTCAACAGTATAACCGTTAAGGATGTTATAGACCGTGCGAACAATAACAATGACTATGTGATCTGACCGCAGATTTTCTGAAAAATAAAGACCGTATCGCTGTTTCAAAGGGATACGGTCTTTTTGCATGTTATGTTATTTATCAGTCTTTGTAGTTCATGTCATCTGCAGTAACGTTCTTAAGTGCTTCGTTGTATTCCGCAGCATCAGCCTTTGCAGCATCGAGATCATGTTCGAGATAGTTACCGCATTCCGCCTTTGATGAACCAGGGATGGTTCCGGTAAAGTCTGCGATAAATACGAATGCTTTCTTTACAAGTTCAAGAACTTCTGCTCTGGATACGCTGTCTCGTACTATAAGATAGAAGCCGCTGCGGCAGCCCATAGGTCCGGCGTAGATGATCTGGTCGGAATATTCCGAGTTGCGGACATAAGTTGCAAGAAGGTGTTCTATAGTATGGAGTGACTTCGGTGAAATGAAGCTTCCTGCATTAGGCTTCTTCATTCTGAGGTCGTATGTAACGGCATCGCCGTCTACTCTTGAAATGTAAACACCTTTTTCAAGTGTGTCATGGTTTACTGTGAAGCTCGCGATTTTTTTCATGTATAGGATCCTCTTTTCTGTTGTCGTCAGTGCAGTGAATTCGTCAGTCAAGCTCTTCACCTTCGACTATTTCGAAAGTGTTCCCCGTTATCTTTGCAATGCTGTCGAATATCATATAGTGTTTATGCGTACACTGCATGTTGCGGTGGTAGTGCCCTGAAAACCACAGATCAAAATCAAGATTGTGATTGACTTTCTGAAAAAAGTCAGTCAGCCGGTTTGGATGATAGATATCTGTCATTTCCAG from Ruminococcus sp. HUN007 includes:
- a CDS encoding S-ribosylhomocysteine lyase; its protein translation is MKKIASFTVNHDTLEKGVYISRVDGDAVTYDLRMKKPNAGSFISPKSLHTIEHLLATYVRNSEYSDQIIYAGPMGCRSGFYLIVRDSVSRAEVLELVKKAFVFIADFTGTIPGSSKAECGNYLEHDLDAAKADAAEYNEALKNVTADDMNYKD
- a CDS encoding UPF0236 family protein, yielding MIESLFKTGIQIISDLLERLDSYIRESIDTSRYRNKGKRKSSVKTRIGIVEYSRTVYKDLKAKTYVCPLDDCIESNMIGMIDEDVVSLIEDQICVMSYRETAKCISKLTGMSMSHQAVWNVVQEAGKRRIQKNEELTKLNQSGQLCGSVETEILYEEADGNWLSLQGKDRKTYGSSKEMKIMIAYDGVEYTGLPNKKVRRKLDNKVAYASFEPAASFRKHKNAVIASKYDMDVVNLRMKNGDGAQWIQNESDCRTLCVLDKFHRNKKIKECIHDTDMVKTLTDLVNKEKFDDAINCIEAYVNSITDEKETASAKELYRYYTENREALSDYFNRGVTIPPTRDPEHIHHARLGSMESNVFTLIGNRMKGRRACWSIEGGNNLAIILCARNTDTLDQTDDYKVTEPFVNEDMKFSVSMVPKSEGKGYECPHNISIPANLQWMSKIAKIPNILN
- a CDS encoding nucleotidyltransferase domain-containing protein; translation: MCTQSEAIAILGEAFERSKAVFGNSLVNAYLYGSFARGDYDDESDVDILLTVDKSDSDIRLYNKSLAKIDSDLSLDHNITVTVTVKPVEQFNLFAEISPFYRNVINEGICYAGR
- a CDS encoding AAA family ATPase, whose translation is MPRKIATGVQSFSKIRERGSFLVDKTEFINDWWNADDDVTLITRPRRFGKTLNMSMLECFFSPEYAGRNDLFEGLSVWNDAEMREIQGSQPVIFITFAKIKGITYEDFLRQMNTTMMSVYSSYEDFVSKSEKISADKKEIFRFMYKEMAETMLKKTEKKVNTDLLTQSIAFLSELMSIHYGKKVIILLDEYDTPMVESYVKKYWDEVAAFMRTFFNTTFKSNPYMYRSVLTGITRVSKESLFSDFNNLKICSLSAKKYQEYFGFTEEEVFNALDEYGYTDKEKVKYWYDGFIIGDLKDVYNPWSIINFLDEGKYAPYWANTSSNSLVSDLLREGDAELKSDFEYLLCGGTVTKQINEELVYSQLGKTRDSVWSLLTMSGYLKINSINGKKYELAIVNHETLEMFEDLISDWFAEGDRYSNFLKALLQNDLDYMNKFMNDLTVSMFSSFDTGKKPSEEAEPERFYHGFVLGLLVDLRDRYAVTSNRESGFGRYDVLLEPLDKEKDDAMIFEFKVINKRKGENSLEDTVAAALKQIEDRKYEQILLDKGIKKERIRKYGFAFEGSRVLIGE
- a CDS encoding Rrf2 family transcriptional regulator, translating into MKISTKGRYALRLVIDLAMHADEGFVTLKDIAARQNISKKYLEQIVPMLNRSGILKTNRGYQGGYKLARSPESCTVGEILMVTEGNLAPVSCLENEINECPRAGECMTLFIWEELHKRTTDYLNSITVKDVIDRANNNNDYVI
- the proS gene encoding proline--tRNA ligase, whose protein sequence is MAKNNNNQKMVEAITSMDEDFAKWYTDIVKKAELIEYTSVKGCMVIRPYGYAIWENIQKILDGMFKATGHENVCMPMFIPESLLQKEKDHVEGFAPEVAWVTMGGNEKLEDRLCVRPTSETLFCEHYANIVHSYRDLPKLYNQWVSVVRWEKTTRPFLRSREFLWQEGHTIHATAEEAIEETEKMLNVYTEFCEKYLAMPVIQGKKTESDKFAGAVSTYAIEALMHDGKALQAGTSHYFGDGFAKAFGIEYTDKENKKVNPHQTSWGVTTRLIGAIIMTHGDDNGLVLPPAVAPVQLAIIPIAMHKEGVLDKANALADELRAAGIRVKLDDSDNSAGWKFAEYEMKGVPVRLEIGPKDIENNQCVLVTRHNREKTVVSLDNLAEEVQKKLTEVHDGLYAKALENREKRTYACKTMDEIIKALEEKGDGFVKAMWCGEEACEDEVKEKTGVGSRCIPLKQEHISDVCVCCGKPAKHMVYWGKAY
- a CDS encoding HEPN domain-containing protein, producing MQDVKEIVPKLEIEKAKNSLEEAKILFNSEKYYGAANRSYYAAFHAMSALLIKDGYSMKKHSGVISKFREVYIKTGVFGTEMSEKIAELFKLRTECDYDSFYVVSKTDVEEQIANAEGIISEVDKIL